The following are encoded together in the Planctomycetota bacterium genome:
- the xseA gene encoding exodeoxyribonuclease VII large subunit: protein MKRPPFDPTFAKGGLFDFSEDADAPKPKAEAQMGSAGEDTAKAGATKSKASKPIAVETEAQTETQSAVAQRPLQVSEAAQLLDDRLASLGKLAIEGEVGGYRGANNSGHLYFSIKDSGAVISCVVWKSRAASIKVPLAEGLKIVIEGRFNYYAEGGRLSFIVESIRATGQGDLDAKFRQLCAELKQLGYFEEARKRPLPMLPRGIAIITSASGAALQDCLAVAARRFPSVPIFVIDVVVQGLGAAAAVSGAIRAVDLAARRLRIDAILVTRGGGSREDLEAFNDRLIADAVFHCATPVVAAIGHESDTSIIELVADLRASTPTAAMNRLLPDRGELRQQLEYVDSSLRQAVLQFCSAKSLALSQMSSRPCLRDPARLLQLPAARLDLLAREISNRMLSRIERTRRTTLELSGRLDAVSPASTLARSQARSQSARQRLLIAMKNFHSTTDKRLVALESQLRAVGPQGTLSRGYSITRSPDGKLLRSVAQARAGEIIHTVLIDGEIRSRIEKGG from the coding sequence ATGAAGCGGCCTCCATTCGATCCAACCTTTGCCAAGGGCGGGCTCTTCGACTTCTCCGAGGACGCCGACGCGCCCAAGCCCAAGGCCGAGGCCCAGATGGGGAGCGCCGGCGAAGACACCGCAAAAGCTGGCGCGACCAAGTCCAAAGCGTCCAAGCCAATTGCAGTGGAGACCGAAGCACAAACTGAGACGCAATCGGCAGTGGCGCAACGCCCGCTGCAGGTGAGCGAGGCGGCGCAACTGCTCGACGATCGGCTGGCGTCGCTGGGAAAGTTGGCCATCGAAGGCGAAGTCGGCGGCTACCGCGGCGCCAACAACAGCGGCCACCTCTATTTCTCCATCAAGGATTCCGGCGCCGTGATCTCCTGCGTGGTATGGAAGTCCCGCGCCGCCTCGATCAAGGTTCCGCTGGCCGAGGGCCTCAAGATCGTCATCGAGGGTCGCTTCAACTATTACGCCGAGGGCGGCCGCCTCTCCTTCATCGTCGAGTCGATCCGCGCCACCGGCCAGGGCGACCTGGATGCCAAGTTCCGCCAGCTTTGCGCCGAGTTGAAGCAACTGGGCTATTTCGAGGAGGCCCGCAAGCGGCCGCTGCCCATGCTGCCGCGCGGAATCGCCATCATCACCAGCGCCTCCGGCGCCGCGCTGCAGGATTGCCTCGCCGTCGCCGCGCGGCGCTTCCCCTCAGTGCCGATCTTCGTGATCGATGTCGTCGTCCAGGGGCTCGGCGCCGCGGCAGCAGTCTCGGGTGCGATTCGCGCCGTCGATCTCGCCGCCAGGCGGTTGCGCATCGACGCGATCCTGGTCACCCGCGGTGGCGGCAGCCGCGAGGATCTCGAAGCCTTCAACGACCGCCTGATCGCCGATGCGGTTTTCCATTGCGCCACGCCAGTCGTCGCCGCGATCGGCCATGAATCCGACACCTCGATCATCGAGCTGGTGGCAGACCTCCGCGCCAGCACGCCCACCGCGGCGATGAACCGGCTGCTGCCCGACCGCGGCGAGCTGCGCCAGCAATTGGAGTACGTCGACTCCTCGCTTCGCCAGGCGGTGCTGCAATTCTGCAGCGCGAAGTCGCTCGCCCTTTCGCAGATGTCCAGCCGTCCCTGTCTGCGTGATCCGGCGCGCTTGTTGCAGTTGCCCGCCGCAAGACTGGATCTACTCGCGCGGGAGATTTCGAACCGAATGCTGTCGCGCATCGAGCGGACGCGGCGCACCACGTTGGAACTCTCGGGCCGCCTCGACGCCGTCTCGCCGGCCTCCACGCTCGCTCGCTCGCAGGCGCGCTCGCAGTCAGCCCGTCAGCGCCTTCTCATCGCGATGAAGAACTTCCATTCGACCACGGACAAGCGGCTCGTGGCGCTGGAATCGCAATTGCGGGCGGTGGGTCCGCAGGGCACGCTCTCGCGCGGCTACTCCATCACGCGCTCGCCCGACGGCAAGCTGCTGCGCAGCGTCGCGCAGGCTCGGGCCGGCGAGATCATCCACACCGTCCTGATCGACGGTGAGATCCGATCACGGATCGAGAAGGGCGGGTAG
- the xseB gene encoding exodeoxyribonuclease VII small subunit has protein sequence MAKSSTGKATSDPTATTVDPSTGYEEAMKELESIVDQLESGSISLEESLKAFERGRALSNHCRAILDNAAKRIQTLTAEALGKQERE, from the coding sequence ATGGCAAAGTCATCGACCGGCAAAGCGACTTCGGATCCGACGGCCACAACGGTGGATCCCTCGACGGGCTACGAGGAGGCCATGAAGGAACTCGAGTCCATCGTCGACCAGCTTGAATCGGGCTCCATTTCCCTTGAGGAAAGCCTGAAAGCCTTCGAGCGCGGCCGCGCCCTCTCCAATCACTGCCGCGCCATCCTGGACAACGCCGCCAAGCGCATCCAGACGCTGACCGCCGAGGCCCTGGGCAAGCAGGAGCGGGAGTAA
- a CDS encoding prepilin peptidase, with the protein MDGVLDRMYLWLPHLVQGFFVFAAGACVGSFINLIAWRLPRGQGIIHPASRCTACGRALSWFENVPILSYIFLNGRCRTCRTRFGVEHLVIEFCMGMLFFGTYFMLYAGPWQARASDHAWWWIRNGPLTTMPALLAVLTCWSTLAAVSLIDARTFYVPIRITAASTVAAFLLWRMQALVPSIELGFNHSRWGLDLLPIPLEVAAVFGLVGLAISAALLWRRLLPRSFAGCDMETIRPRTVRIEVLKEVLFLLPIAIAMAAGYWIGSLEAVQAWCHSATFAALGISSMGFLAGGGIIWATRIAGSLAFGREAMGLGDVHILGAAGAALGWRFVVTAYFLAPFIALAWLALSGGLHRILGTRSREVPYGPYLAVACVVSFLGSPWIDPFLRSLLMPMASGE; encoded by the coding sequence ATGGATGGAGTCCTGGATCGCATGTACCTGTGGCTTCCGCATTTGGTGCAGGGATTTTTTGTCTTCGCGGCGGGGGCCTGCGTCGGCAGTTTCATCAACCTGATTGCCTGGCGCCTGCCGCGCGGCCAGGGCATCATCCATCCCGCCAGCCGCTGCACGGCCTGCGGACGGGCGCTCTCCTGGTTCGAGAATGTCCCGATCCTCTCCTACATTTTTCTCAACGGTCGCTGCCGCACCTGCCGCACGCGCTTCGGCGTGGAGCACCTGGTGATCGAGTTCTGCATGGGGATGCTCTTCTTCGGCACCTACTTCATGCTCTACGCAGGTCCATGGCAGGCGCGTGCAAGCGATCATGCCTGGTGGTGGATCCGCAATGGACCGCTGACGACGATGCCGGCGCTGCTGGCGGTGCTGACTTGCTGGTCGACGCTGGCGGCGGTCTCGCTTATCGACGCGCGGACCTTCTACGTGCCCATCCGGATCACGGCGGCTTCCACGGTCGCGGCTTTCCTGCTCTGGCGGATGCAGGCGCTGGTGCCCTCCATCGAGCTGGGCTTCAACCACTCGCGCTGGGGACTCGATCTGCTGCCGATTCCACTGGAGGTCGCGGCGGTCTTCGGCCTGGTCGGACTCGCCATCTCGGCGGCCCTGCTCTGGCGGCGCCTTCTTCCGCGCAGCTTCGCCGGATGCGACATGGAGACGATCCGCCCGCGCACGGTGCGCATCGAAGTGCTCAAGGAAGTGCTCTTTCTGCTGCCGATCGCCATCGCCATGGCCGCCGGCTACTGGATTGGCTCGCTCGAGGCGGTGCAGGCCTGGTGTCATAGCGCCACGTTCGCGGCGCTGGGAATCTCGTCGATGGGATTCCTCGCCGGTGGCGGGATCATCTGGGCGACGCGCATCGCGGGGTCGCTTGCCTTTGGCCGCGAGGCGATGGGGCTGGGCGACGTGCACATTCTCGGCGCCGCAGGGGCGGCCCTGGGCTGGCGGTTTGTGGTGACCGCCTATTTCCTGGCGCCCTTCATCGCCCTTGCGTGGCTGGCACTCTCCGGCGGACTCCATCGAATCCTTGGCACCCGCTCGCGGGAGGTTCCCTACGGGCCTTATCTGGCGGTGGCATGCGTCGTCTCCTTCCTCGGCTCGCCCTGGATCGATCCTTTCCTTCGATCGTTGCTCATGCCGATGGCTTCGGGCGAGTGA
- a CDS encoding OmpA family protein, with protein sequence MNTTRICSILALVCVSALVGCNNKPTTDQLTSENETLRKQLDDRNAALEAAERERLAAVTRADDAEAKLKAGGGSLSSSGNDKNFAGIEGVTTSRVGNELHVSIEGDVLFDSGKATLKDSSKKSLDKVAAKLKEKYSGKLIRVAGFTDTDPIKKSAFKNNYYLGFDRAYAVREYIIGKGLDGKDISLSSFGPDAPLKTKALSRRVEVIVVDG encoded by the coding sequence ATGAACACCACCCGCATTTGCTCCATTCTCGCCCTCGTCTGCGTCAGCGCCCTCGTCGGCTGCAACAACAAGCCGACCACCGACCAGCTCACTTCGGAGAATGAGACCCTGCGCAAGCAGCTCGATGATCGCAATGCCGCGCTGGAGGCTGCCGAGCGCGAACGCCTGGCCGCCGTGACCCGCGCCGATGATGCCGAGGCCAAGCTGAAGGCCGGCGGCGGATCGCTGAGCTCTTCGGGCAACGACAAGAATTTCGCCGGCATCGAAGGCGTGACCACCAGCCGCGTCGGCAATGAGCTGCACGTCAGCATCGAGGGCGACGTGCTCTTCGACTCCGGCAAGGCGACCCTGAAGGACAGTTCGAAGAAGAGCCTGGACAAGGTGGCCGCGAAGCTCAAGGAGAAGTACTCCGGCAAGCTCATCCGCGTCGCCGGCTTCACCGACACCGATCCGATCAAGAAGTCCGCCTTCAAGAACAACTACTACCTCGGCTTCGACCGGGCCTACGCGGTGCGCGAGTACATCATCGGCAAGGGGCTCGACGGCAAGGACATCTCGCTCTCCAGTTTCGGGCCCGACGCGCCGCTGAAGACCAAGGCCCTGAGCCGCCGCGTTGAAGTGATCGTGGTCGACGGCTGA
- a CDS encoding MlaD family protein, producing MLTPRHRDFVVGVCSIIALLGLATLLLLFGELTWLFQKTYPVQLQANSAAGLREGSQVMLEGVVVGQVGEILIIPEEPNPVRMTLTIHEKARLPVGVVPTIQTMLIGGGSKIDLKIPAAYTKSDGLIDPTKTTVLVARFTTITDRLEAIGTGVEQVVASAKAWLGDEQLRQDFKSAVWKANQLIEQATATVDSITKLSTQLRTDSHELMDKVAPAFAGLTATLDEIRELAKKASTGEGTVGRLMNDPELFENLTDASRRLELTMRDLQLLIRKIKEEGLGVSF from the coding sequence ATGCTCACCCCCCGTCACCGAGATTTCGTCGTCGGCGTCTGCTCGATCATTGCGCTGCTGGGGCTGGCCACGCTGCTGCTGCTCTTCGGCGAACTGACCTGGCTCTTCCAGAAAACCTATCCGGTGCAACTGCAGGCCAACAGCGCGGCGGGTCTGCGCGAGGGCAGCCAGGTCATGCTCGAAGGCGTGGTCGTGGGACAGGTCGGCGAGATCCTGATCATTCCGGAGGAGCCCAACCCGGTCCGCATGACGCTGACCATCCACGAGAAGGCGCGGCTGCCGGTCGGAGTCGTGCCGACGATCCAGACCATGCTGATCGGCGGCGGCAGCAAGATCGACCTGAAGATTCCCGCCGCCTACACCAAGAGCGACGGCCTGATCGACCCGACCAAGACCACCGTGCTGGTGGCCCGCTTCACGACCATCACCGACCGGCTGGAAGCGATCGGCACCGGCGTGGAGCAGGTGGTGGCCAGCGCCAAGGCCTGGCTGGGCGACGAGCAATTGCGGCAGGATTTCAAGAGCGCCGTGTGGAAGGCCAATCAGCTCATCGAGCAGGCGACCGCGACGGTCGACAGCATCACCAAGCTCTCCACGCAGCTTCGCACCGATTCCCACGAGCTGATGGACAAGGTCGCCCCGGCCTTCGCGGGACTGACGGCGACGCTGGATGAGATCCGCGAACTGGCAAAGAAGGCCTCCACCGGCGAGGGCACCGTGGGTCGCCTGATGAATGATCCCGAACTCTTCGAGAATCTCACCGATGCCTCGCGGCGACTCGAACTGACGATGCGCGACCTCCAGCTCCTGATCCGAAAGATCAAGGAGGAAGGTCTGGGCGTCAGCTTCTAG
- a CDS encoding ATP-binding cassette domain-containing protein has protein sequence MRRGGRGKSHRPGAGRLHRRPACDDDAVVSPSQAQAFRVEDLHKSYGPLHVLKGISIDFTRGKTTVVLGPSGCGKSVLLRHLVGLEKPNRGKVWFGDVRIDLLTERELTLPRRQIGFLFQQGALFDSLTVEENIAFPLIEHGVATGPKAHAMVEHVLHMVGLGEKIAQMPASLSGGQRKRLALARAIVMEPAAVLYDEPTTGLDPITSDIINELIMKLARELKITSIVVTHDLASAFKVADRIVMLHEGEVVMEGTPDKVRQSKLPVVSRFLRGEASPEELAEIQS, from the coding sequence ATGCGACGCGGTGGACGCGGGAAATCCCACCGCCCCGGCGCCGGCCGCTTGCACAGAAGGCCTGCGTGCGACGATGATGCAGTGGTGTCCCCTTCCCAGGCTCAAGCCTTTCGCGTCGAGGATTTGCACAAGTCGTACGGCCCGCTGCATGTGCTCAAGGGGATCTCCATCGACTTCACCCGGGGCAAGACCACCGTGGTGCTGGGGCCCAGCGGATGCGGCAAGAGCGTGCTGCTGCGCCATCTGGTCGGACTGGAGAAGCCCAACCGCGGCAAGGTCTGGTTCGGCGATGTGCGCATCGACCTGCTCACCGAGCGCGAGCTGACCCTGCCGCGGCGGCAGATCGGCTTCCTCTTCCAGCAAGGCGCCCTCTTCGACTCACTCACGGTGGAGGAGAACATCGCCTTCCCGCTGATCGAGCATGGCGTGGCGACCGGACCCAAGGCCCACGCCATGGTGGAGCATGTTTTGCACATGGTCGGGCTGGGCGAGAAGATCGCCCAGATGCCTGCATCGCTTTCCGGCGGGCAGCGCAAGCGGCTGGCCCTGGCGCGGGCCATTGTGATGGAGCCCGCGGCCGTGCTCTACGACGAGCCCACCACCGGTCTCGACCCCATCACCAGCGACATCATCAACGAGCTCATCATGAAGCTGGCGCGGGAGCTGAAGATCACCAGCATCGTGGTCACGCATGACCTGGCCAGTGCCTTCAAGGTGGCCGACCGCATCGTCATGCTGCACGAGGGCGAAGTGGTGATGGAGGGCACGCCCGACAAGGTGCGGCAATCCAAGCTGCCGGTGGTGTCGCGCTTCCTCAGGGGAGAGGCGAGCCCCGAGGAACTCGCCGAGATCCAGTCTTGA
- a CDS encoding rhomboid family intramembrane serine protease, with product MASENRDWMRPSRRNRVSFPRWSVTAWIIAACVAIFVIDGFLAKSVPGWMFLGSTTTDGQPIPPSMAKQVASGGKVLSFQEAANTDRALVPIIYMVKNILKVDKSEIGIQPLEINGEIVGFAWYQVTTPLKSWLYFSTSTALWSSSSPPGRGFELWRFIGFQFLHANLSHLLFNMIGLYFFGPLVERYLGGKRYLAFYLICGIAGAGMYLLLNFLGIQATALFPAYKIPFVLVDDPNTPLVGASAGIFGVIMAAAYLAPTAQVLVFFILPMPLRTLAYTLVAIALLTIYLRSGNAGGEAAHLGGAIAGYWFIRHPDSLHGMFNWLGRADPTSRTRKLKASSGRESGPDAATVDRILDKIRKGGLQALTDHEREILREASRRSR from the coding sequence ATGGCCTCCGAGAACCGCGACTGGATGAGACCCTCACGGCGCAACCGCGTCTCGTTTCCCCGGTGGTCGGTGACCGCCTGGATCATCGCGGCGTGCGTCGCCATCTTCGTCATTGATGGATTCCTGGCCAAGTCGGTGCCCGGCTGGATGTTCCTGGGCTCGACCACCACCGACGGACAGCCGATTCCTCCGTCGATGGCGAAGCAGGTCGCTTCGGGGGGCAAGGTCCTCTCGTTCCAGGAGGCCGCGAACACCGACCGCGCTCTGGTGCCGATCATCTACATGGTCAAGAACATCCTGAAGGTGGACAAGAGCGAGATCGGCATCCAGCCCCTTGAGATCAATGGCGAGATCGTGGGCTTCGCCTGGTATCAGGTCACGACGCCGCTCAAGTCGTGGCTCTATTTCTCGACCAGCACCGCCCTGTGGAGTTCCAGCAGCCCGCCGGGCCGCGGATTCGAGCTCTGGCGCTTCATCGGATTCCAGTTCCTGCACGCCAACCTCAGCCATCTGCTCTTCAACATGATCGGCCTCTACTTCTTCGGCCCGCTGGTGGAGCGCTACCTGGGCGGCAAGCGCTACCTTGCCTTCTACCTGATCTGCGGCATTGCCGGGGCGGGCATGTACCTGCTGCTGAATTTCCTGGGGATCCAGGCGACGGCGCTCTTTCCCGCCTACAAGATTCCCTTCGTGCTGGTGGACGATCCGAACACGCCGCTGGTCGGGGCCAGCGCCGGCATCTTCGGCGTGATCATGGCGGCGGCTTATCTGGCGCCGACGGCGCAGGTGCTGGTCTTTTTCATTCTGCCGATGCCGCTGCGCACTCTGGCCTACACGCTGGTGGCCATCGCGCTGCTCACCATCTATCTGCGCAGCGGCAACGCCGGCGGCGAGGCGGCCCATCTGGGCGGGGCGATCGCCGGCTACTGGTTCATCCGCCACCCCGACTCACTGCACGGCATGTTCAATTGGCTGGGAAGGGCCGATCCCACCAGCCGCACGCGCAAACTCAAGGCCAGCAGCGGACGGGAATCCGGCCCGGACGCGGCGACGGTCGACCGCATTCTGGACAAGATTCGCAAGGGCGGCCTGCAGGCCTTGACCGATCACGAGCGCGAGATCCTGCGCGAGGCAAGCCGCCGGTCGCGTTGA
- the tgt gene encoding tRNA guanosine(34) transglycosylase Tgt gives MPVQFTVKQKSAENQARLGLLKTPHGSIDTPAFMPVATAAAMKGLTPAQVRGTGTQCILNNTLHLMLRPGDERIAQLGGAHQFMRWEGPILTDSGGFQAFSMAAIRDIDDDGVTFKSFIDGSRVRVTPERSIEAQNRIGADIIMAFDDCPPSAGPGASLQRVEQAIQRSALWLERCRKAHMRPGEQALFGIVQGGTSLELRASSLELTLRTELPGYAIGGVAVGESTQAIASVVQFTASRLPESKPRYLMGVGYAHDILMAVAAGVDLFDCVLPTRNGRNGLVFTRQAPMRLRNAVHTDDSRPIESDCDCECCSGGFSRAYLRHLFMAGEMLGPTLASLHNIRFYQRFLLDIRRAIGCNAWSSLKEAWPCLTVSPPSPDGDDSE, from the coding sequence ATGCCCGTTCAATTCACCGTCAAGCAGAAATCCGCTGAAAATCAGGCCCGGCTGGGGCTTCTGAAGACGCCCCACGGATCGATCGACACGCCGGCCTTCATGCCGGTGGCCACCGCCGCCGCGATGAAGGGGCTGACCCCGGCGCAGGTGCGCGGCACCGGCACCCAGTGCATCCTCAACAACACGCTGCACCTCATGCTCCGTCCCGGCGACGAGCGCATCGCCCAACTTGGAGGCGCGCACCAGTTCATGCGCTGGGAGGGACCCATCCTCACCGACTCGGGCGGCTTCCAGGCTTTCTCGATGGCGGCCATTCGGGACATCGACGACGACGGCGTCACCTTCAAGTCCTTCATCGACGGCTCGCGCGTGCGCGTGACCCCTGAGCGCAGCATCGAGGCGCAGAACCGCATCGGCGCCGACATCATCATGGCCTTCGACGACTGCCCGCCCAGCGCCGGACCCGGCGCGTCGCTGCAGCGCGTGGAGCAGGCGATCCAGCGCAGCGCGCTCTGGCTGGAGCGTTGCCGCAAGGCGCACATGCGGCCGGGCGAACAAGCCCTCTTCGGCATCGTGCAGGGGGGGACCTCGCTCGAGCTCCGCGCTAGCAGCCTGGAGCTGACGCTGCGGACGGAGCTCCCCGGCTACGCCATCGGCGGCGTGGCGGTGGGTGAGAGCACGCAGGCCATTGCCAGCGTGGTGCAATTCACCGCCTCGCGCCTGCCCGAGTCGAAGCCGCGCTATCTGATGGGCGTGGGGTACGCCCACGACATCCTGATGGCGGTCGCCGCGGGCGTGGATCTCTTCGACTGCGTTCTGCCCACGCGCAACGGCCGCAACGGCCTGGTCTTCACCCGGCAGGCGCCGATGCGGCTGCGAAACGCCGTCCACACGGATGATTCCAGGCCCATTGAGAGCGATTGCGACTGCGAATGCTGCTCGGGCGGATTCTCCCGGGCCTACCTCCGACACCTGTTTATGGCGGGGGAAATGCTCGGTCCCACGCTCGCCAGCCTGCACAATATCCGTTTCTACCAGAGGTTCCTGTTAGACATTCGGCGGGCGATCGGTTGTAATGCGTGGTCCTCGCTGAAAGAGGCCTGGCCGTGTCTTACGGTCAGCCCCCCAAGCCCTGACGGAGACGACTCGGAATGA
- the yajC gene encoding preprotein translocase subunit YajC, producing MTFATALQNDGPALAGQAPVAAPSVGAVPGAPPAAAPAAPAGDMFWILIPVLVMMVLFSTLSGRKQKKARAKMLSELRKNDRVVTAGGIIGSVVEVKPDVVVLRVDEGRETKLTFTRDAITNILKRDSSESDDATTAKLN from the coding sequence ATGACTTTCGCAACCGCACTGCAGAACGATGGACCCGCACTCGCCGGACAAGCCCCTGTCGCCGCGCCAAGCGTCGGCGCCGTGCCGGGCGCTCCGCCCGCCGCCGCCCCCGCGGCGCCCGCCGGAGACATGTTCTGGATCCTCATCCCGGTGCTGGTGATGATGGTGCTCTTCAGCACCCTCAGCGGCCGCAAGCAGAAGAAGGCGCGGGCCAAGATGCTCTCTGAACTCAGGAAGAACGACCGGGTGGTGACCGCGGGCGGCATCATCGGCAGCGTCGTCGAGGTCAAGCCTGACGTGGTGGTGCTGCGCGTCGACGAGGGTCGCGAGACCAAGCTGACCTTCACCCGCGACGCCATCACCAACATTCTCAAGCGCGACTCCAGCGAATCGGACGACGCGACGACGGCGAAATTGAACTGA